A single genomic interval of Vigna radiata var. radiata cultivar VC1973A unplaced genomic scaffold, Vradiata_ver6 scaffold_453, whole genome shotgun sequence harbors:
- the LOC106754387 gene encoding high affinity nitrate transporter 2.5: MEVEIPAAAVKESEQQKFALPVDSENKATEFRLFSIAKPHMRSFHLSWISFFSCFVSSFAAPPLLPIIRDNLNLTATDIGNAGVASVSGAVFARIAMGTACDLVGPRLASASLILLTAPFVYFTSIINSATSYLLVRFFTGFSLATFVSTQFWMSSMFSAPVVGSANGFSGGWGNLGGGATQLIMPLVFSVIRDIGASKFTAWRIAFFVPAMFQMLTAFSILIFGQDMPNGNFQRLKKSGEKAKDEFSRVVYHGISNYRGWILALTYGYCFGVELTIDNIIAEYFYDRFNLKLHTAGIIAASFGLANLFSRPGGGYISDVMGKRFGMRGRLWALWLCQTLAGVFCIILGLVGSLGVSVLVMIIFSIFVQAACGMTFGIVPFVSRRSLGVISGMTGGGGNVGAVVTQLIFFKGSKFSKERGITLMGVMIIICTLPICLIYFPQWGGMFCGPSSKKITEEDYYLAEWNSKEKGKGSHHASLKFADNSKSERGKKLNASTEPSEEI, translated from the exons ATGGAAGTGGAAATCCCAGCTGCAGCTGTAAAAGAATCTGAGCAACAGAAGTTTGCTCTACCTGTGGATTCTGAAAACAAGGCCACCGAGTTCAGATTGTTTTCCATAGCTAAACCCCACATGAGATCTTTTCACCTATCGTGGATCTCTTTTTTCTCATGCTTTGTGTCTAGCTTTGCTGCTCCACCCCTCCTTCCCATTATCCGGGACAACCTGAACCTCACAGCTACTGACATTGGAAATGCTGGTGTTGCATCAGTTTCCGGTGCAGTATTCGCAAGAATTGCAATGGGAACAGCTTGTGACTTAGTTGGACCACGCTTGGCCTCTGCATCACTCATCCTCCTCACAGCACCATTTGtgtacttcacttccatcatcAACTCAGCCACCTCGTACCTCCTTGTCCGTTTCTTCACCGGCTTCTCCCTGGCCACCTTTGTCTCCACACAGTTCTGGATGAGCTCTATGTTCTCTGCTCCGGTGGTCGGTTCGGCAAACGGATTTTCCGGCGGATGGGGCAACCTTGGAGGAGGAGCCACCCAACTCATCATGCCCCTTGTCTTCTCCGTCATCCGTGACATTGGCGCTAGCAAATTCACAGCATGGAGGATTGCATTCTTTGTCCCTGCCATGTTCCAGATGCTCACGGCATTTTCAATCCTGATATTTGGGCAGGACATGCCCAATGGAAACTTCCAGCGGTTGAAGAAGTCAGGGGAGAAAGCAAAAGACGAATTCTCAAGAGTGGTGTATCATGGGATCAGTAACTACAGAGGGTGGATTCTGGCGTTGACTTACGGCTACTGCTTTGGGGTGGAGTTGACCATAGACAACATCATAGCTGAATACTTCTATGACAGGTTTAATCTGAAACTCCACACTGCAGGAATCATTGCTGCAAGCTTTGGGTTGGCTAACTTGTTTTCTAGACCTGGTGGGGGTTATATATCAGATGTAATGGGAAAGAGGTTTGGCATGAGAGGGAGGTTGTGGGCTTTATGGCTGTGCCAAACCTTGGCTGGTGTCTTCTGCATCATCCTTGGCCTTGTCGGATCTTTAGGTGTATCCGTCCTTGTTATGATCATATTCTCTATCTTCGTCCAAGCTGCATGTGGAATGACCTTTGGGATTGTTCCCTTTGTCTCAAGAAG GTCATTGGGGGTGATATCTGGAATGACAGGAGGAGGAGGCAATGTGGGTGCAGTTGTGACCCAGCTAATTTTCTTCAAAGGATCCAAGTTTTCAAAAGAAAGAGGAATAACTCTAATGGGAGTGATGATCATAATATGCACTCTGCCAATATGTTTAATCTATTTTCCACAATGGGGTGGAATGTTTTGTGGTCCCTCGTCTAAGAAGATCACGGAAGAAGATTACTACTTAGCTGAGTGGAACTCAAAGGAGAAGGGGAAAGGGTCCCATCATGCAAGCTTGAAATTTGCCGATAACAGCAAAAGTGAAAGAGGCAAAAAACTGAATGCATCAACAGAACCTTCTGAGGAGATCTAA